In Leptospira stimsonii, a single window of DNA contains:
- a CDS encoding acyl-CoA dehydrogenase family protein, which yields MIANNYFTDDEDLKLFFEHLIDWSSIVKATEGEEFFDHEHYKKTADPRFEMAPSNVQEAIELYRSSLESLGEFFGKEVSQLSQTMDKKHLRYENGKVIFPEETVFVYEKFRETGLMSYSISREAGGLALPATVGAFFVMIMARGDVSFCMTVTLLNLAQIVARFGSKEQIEEFAAKAALGKTLFAMALTEPDFGSDLNNVRTTATKIEDGSYRINGTKRFISQGCGLGPYPSSLLTLARTGKQNGGARGLSVFLVKSSDVTVAGIETKMGIHASPTCEIVYDNSYAELLGEEGLGLTRYTAGMTNFMRLGSAAGGPGGGAGGFYESKKYAEERIQFGKPIAEIPAVSEMLHKIQREVNAMRLLTFETARVVDMYQHHQIRMEKANKEDREIRKEERVKTWGNLASILTPIAKYYCSEEAHKCANLAIQIHGGAGYTEDYDVSRMFRDSRINTIYEGTSQIHVRIATGAIVAGMTADGNFRKYLETIQKEVKEPSSFLLEQWNLLESAIKIFKSIEREETKERVAENLMVLASRYLCGLLYERAILKLKEQEHESLHRWTDDCRAYLIDSTAIAKSCIYRIENAE from the coding sequence ATGATAGCCAACAATTATTTCACTGATGACGAAGATCTAAAACTATTTTTCGAACATTTGATCGACTGGTCTTCGATCGTAAAAGCGACGGAAGGCGAAGAATTCTTCGATCACGAACACTATAAAAAGACCGCCGATCCGAGATTTGAAATGGCACCGTCTAACGTGCAAGAGGCGATAGAACTTTATAGATCTAGTCTTGAATCCTTGGGGGAATTTTTCGGCAAAGAGGTTTCTCAACTTTCACAAACCATGGATAAAAAACACCTCCGTTACGAAAACGGAAAAGTGATCTTTCCGGAAGAGACCGTATTCGTATACGAAAAGTTTCGGGAAACGGGGTTGATGTCCTATTCCATTTCAAGAGAAGCGGGAGGACTTGCGTTACCCGCAACCGTAGGCGCCTTTTTTGTCATGATTATGGCAAGAGGAGACGTTTCCTTTTGTATGACCGTCACTCTTTTAAACCTAGCTCAGATCGTCGCGAGATTCGGAAGCAAGGAACAAATCGAGGAATTCGCCGCAAAAGCCGCGTTAGGTAAGACACTCTTTGCTATGGCTCTTACCGAACCAGATTTCGGATCGGATCTAAATAACGTAAGAACGACCGCGACAAAGATCGAGGACGGAAGTTATCGGATCAACGGAACCAAACGATTTATCTCTCAAGGATGCGGCCTAGGTCCCTATCCATCGAGCCTTTTGACTCTTGCAAGGACCGGAAAGCAAAATGGAGGCGCACGAGGTTTGTCCGTATTTCTCGTCAAAAGCTCGGACGTTACCGTCGCCGGTATCGAAACGAAAATGGGGATTCACGCATCTCCAACCTGCGAGATTGTCTACGATAATAGTTACGCCGAATTGTTAGGCGAAGAAGGACTTGGACTTACTCGGTACACCGCTGGAATGACGAATTTTATGAGACTCGGAAGTGCGGCGGGAGGTCCCGGTGGCGGAGCCGGAGGATTCTACGAATCCAAAAAATACGCGGAGGAGAGAATTCAATTCGGAAAACCGATCGCCGAGATTCCGGCGGTTTCCGAAATGCTTCACAAGATCCAAAGAGAAGTCAACGCAATGAGACTTCTTACCTTCGAAACTGCGAGAGTTGTGGATATGTATCAGCATCATCAGATTCGAATGGAAAAAGCGAACAAAGAAGATCGTGAAATTCGAAAAGAGGAAAGGGTGAAAACCTGGGGAAATTTAGCTTCCATTCTTACACCGATTGCAAAATATTATTGCTCCGAAGAAGCGCATAAATGTGCGAACCTTGCGATTCAGATTCACGGAGGAGCGGGTTATACGGAAGACTATGACGTTTCCAGAATGTTTCGAGATTCGAGAATCAATACGATCTACGAAGGAACGAGTCAGATTCATGTAAGAATCGCGACGGGAGCGATCGTCGCCGGAATGACGGCAGATGGAAATTTCAGAAAATATCTGGAGACGATACAAAAAGAAGTAAAGGAACCTTCTTCCTTTCTTCTCGAACAATGGAACCTTCTCGAAAGTGCCATTAAAATATTCAAATCCATCGAACGAGAGGAAACAAAGGAAAGAGTTGCAGAAAATCTAATGGTCCTCGCTTCCCGATATCTTTGCGGTTTATTGTATGAAAGGGCAATCTTAAAACTCAAGGAACAAGAACACGAATCCTTACACCGATGGACGGACGACTGTCGAGCCTACCTAATCGATAGCACTGCGATCGCAAAGTCGTGCATCTACAGGATCGAAAACGCAGAATAA
- a CDS encoding helix-turn-helix domain-containing protein yields the protein MSSILTETVFFGAVFGLLIGLGALLRPNAGIQNRLVFLLNLCGSILFFYVYFLLKDIHFEIRFLNYMYVPWSWFLGAGMYSLFSATVRDSYSWKKDRWMYVPGLVLTILIPFFSLIQPDWFGDRPEDFFHKKTTSLWDLLFLTGFFINLGYYAFIFWDTRSVFRISQLKKEPGGRLLLLVLGGGASVTILLLSAYLLRELDLLYASVVATTVYSVIAYLFHQRIPKLLGEIGPAVKEAYQNSRLESVDLTEVESLLHRLMNVEKIFLQEDLDLSTLAKRLNLKPYQLTEFLNSRKGMNFSKFINSYRVQEAAEILKSEEGANILSVAYRSGFNSKATFNLAFKSVIGTSPRDYLRMARKIRSG from the coding sequence GTGTCCTCCATTCTAACAGAGACCGTCTTTTTTGGCGCCGTATTCGGTTTATTGATCGGATTGGGAGCGCTTCTTAGACCCAACGCGGGAATTCAAAATCGACTCGTCTTTCTTTTGAACTTATGCGGATCTATATTATTCTTTTATGTTTATTTCCTTCTAAAGGACATTCACTTCGAAATACGTTTTTTAAATTACATGTATGTACCTTGGTCTTGGTTTTTGGGGGCTGGAATGTACAGCCTTTTTTCGGCGACCGTTCGGGATTCTTATAGTTGGAAGAAGGACAGGTGGATGTATGTTCCCGGACTGGTTCTTACGATCTTGATTCCTTTTTTTTCCTTGATTCAACCGGACTGGTTCGGGGATCGACCGGAAGATTTTTTTCATAAGAAAACTACGAGCCTATGGGATCTATTGTTTCTCACAGGATTTTTCATCAATTTAGGCTATTATGCGTTTATCTTTTGGGACACTCGTTCGGTGTTTCGCATTTCTCAATTGAAAAAAGAACCCGGAGGTCGTCTCCTTTTATTGGTGTTAGGCGGAGGTGCGAGCGTTACCATACTTCTGCTTTCAGCCTATTTGTTAAGAGAACTGGATCTTCTCTACGCCTCCGTCGTAGCGACCACTGTTTATAGCGTAATCGCATATCTTTTTCATCAGAGAATTCCCAAGCTGTTAGGTGAGATCGGCCCTGCAGTGAAAGAAGCATACCAAAATTCCAGATTGGAAAGTGTAGACCTTACCGAGGTGGAATCTCTCTTACATCGGCTTATGAACGTTGAAAAAATATTCCTCCAGGAAGATTTGGATCTTTCCACGTTGGCCAAGCGGTTGAATCTAAAACCGTATCAGTTAACGGAATTCTTAAATTCAAGAAAAGGAATGAACTTTTCCAAGTTTATCAATTCTTATCGGGTTCAGGAAGCCGCAGAGATCCTCAAATCGGAAGAAGGAGCCAATATCCTTTCGGTCGCGTATCGGTCCGGTTTTAATTCGAAGGCGACCTTCAATCTTGCGTTCAAATCCGTTATCGGGACATCGCCTCGGGATTATTTGAGAATGGCGAGAAAGATTCGATCCGGTTAA
- a CDS encoding CocE/NonD family hydrolase — MRIGFRITSVLKAGSVFFLLTFLMNCGSESADSSQKNRAVLAALIPGATTALLSGTSAPSHFQQGITSSQVDSAFQAENDGSFTFNDSIVIRSADGTSLAANLFQPKNLVSGQKYPTVIFVNSWALNEYEYLVPAAKLAKKGYIVLSYSTRGFGISGGLINTAGVKDRQDLSAVIDWIQTNTQVDSSNIGISGISYGAGISLLGVSSEPRIKTAVAMSGWGDLRRSLYGNDTPRLVWGLILIGAGYFTGRMDPVIAENFGKLLSHTDIAGVTSWAAERSPASFVSQLNASGKPVYISSNFEDFLFNPNQMLDYFASLTVPKKLDMNEGIHATAEIGGILGLSNPVWDNAYAWFDYWLKGINNGIMTKPQVSFQKRFNGPRVTLPSWPSSTVSEKTYYLKPRTLFTDGKISSTQNTNNQNTGILSGADTIATTGIPLISDILASHLEVPVSASLDWLSRINGIVYESDSLASVLKIRGKIFWKGQISSSLGKANVNVYFYDVGSNGIGKLITHGTASVYVSAFEISDLTIDLNAVAYDVPAGNRIAIALDTFDPQYAVPTVLVYGLDVKHNPSKQSTLSIQAE; from the coding sequence ATGAGAATTGGATTTCGAATAACAAGTGTGTTAAAAGCGGGAAGTGTTTTCTTTCTGTTAACTTTCTTAATGAACTGCGGTAGCGAATCCGCTGACTCGTCGCAAAAGAATCGAGCGGTCTTAGCGGCGTTGATCCCCGGCGCGACAACGGCTCTTTTAAGCGGAACTTCGGCACCGAGCCACTTTCAGCAAGGGATCACTTCTTCCCAGGTTGATTCGGCATTTCAAGCGGAGAACGACGGGAGTTTTACCTTTAACGATTCCATCGTGATACGTTCTGCAGACGGAACTTCTCTCGCGGCAAATCTCTTTCAACCGAAGAATCTTGTATCCGGACAAAAATACCCGACCGTGATTTTTGTAAACAGTTGGGCCTTGAACGAATATGAATATCTCGTCCCCGCCGCGAAACTCGCAAAAAAAGGATACATTGTGTTGAGCTACAGCACTCGGGGGTTCGGGATATCGGGTGGTCTGATCAATACCGCTGGCGTAAAGGATCGTCAGGATTTATCCGCGGTGATCGATTGGATTCAAACAAACACTCAAGTAGATTCTTCTAATATTGGAATATCAGGAATTTCTTATGGAGCTGGTATTTCATTGTTAGGCGTAAGCTCGGAGCCGAGAATCAAAACCGCGGTAGCGATGAGCGGATGGGGCGATCTCAGACGATCCCTTTACGGAAACGACACACCTCGTTTGGTCTGGGGACTGATCTTGATCGGTGCCGGTTATTTTACGGGAAGAATGGATCCGGTGATCGCCGAGAACTTTGGGAAACTTCTCTCCCATACGGATATCGCCGGCGTTACTTCATGGGCGGCGGAACGTTCTCCTGCGAGTTTTGTTTCTCAACTCAACGCGTCCGGTAAACCCGTTTATATATCGAGCAACTTCGAAGACTTTTTATTCAATCCGAATCAGATGCTCGACTACTTTGCTTCTTTGACCGTTCCCAAAAAATTGGATATGAACGAAGGCATTCACGCGACTGCGGAGATCGGCGGCATTCTCGGTCTTTCCAATCCGGTCTGGGACAACGCTTATGCTTGGTTCGACTACTGGTTGAAAGGAATCAACAACGGAATCATGACGAAACCTCAAGTCTCCTTTCAAAAAAGATTCAACGGACCGAGGGTGACACTGCCTTCCTGGCCTTCTTCAACCGTCTCGGAAAAAACTTATTACTTAAAGCCGAGAACTCTGTTTACGGACGGAAAAATTTCCTCTACTCAGAATACGAACAATCAGAATACGGGAATTCTCTCCGGAGCGGATACGATCGCGACCACCGGGATTCCTTTGATTTCCGATATTCTCGCTTCGCATCTTGAGGTTCCCGTTTCGGCGTCTTTGGATTGGTTGAGCAGAATCAACGGGATCGTCTACGAATCGGATTCTCTTGCCTCCGTCCTGAAAATCAGAGGTAAAATTTTCTGGAAGGGTCAGATTTCTTCTTCATTAGGAAAAGCGAATGTGAATGTCTACTTTTACGATGTAGGAAGTAACGGAATAGGCAAGTTGATTACTCACGGAACCGCTTCCGTCTATGTTTCCGCGTTTGAAATATCGGATCTCACAATCGACTTGAATGCGGTCGCTTATGACGTTCCGGCGGGAAATAGAATTGCGATCGCTCTGGATACTTTTGATCCTCAATACGCGGTGCCTACCGTGTTGGTCTATGGATTGGATGTAAAGCACAACCCGAGCAAACAATCCACGCTCTCGATCCAAGCGGAATGA
- a CDS encoding DUF2079 domain-containing protein has protein sequence MSSYIFLYPFFLFYLPVQYWLGSRGIAGTLLLATLLFGAFFFWILQKKKYDLYKPIPSHYWILYWSLIVFGEGIHYTENALNSFLLGDLDYTAQARMMSTLFKGRIFETQYYGWNENANFLSHHLSPSILLLSPFPILFGSELGFGIGVFFFSAITLPLLFLYLKESAISEELSVVAVLLWAGSSSFYRLGHSLHFEILIPVLFLLLLIGIKKRNPIVWIPSLILFLGVKEDLSIYLAGLSFFQIFTDKQRKREWVCIFLSSLFYFGILQPYFRSFAGNSAQRNWKEYWGGEEVNPVNSAFQYIQNPESIRQYAKGLRDLSFEWGLWNLISGWILLPFLGLYSLFRLSIHPWVREMYSYYIYPLIPFLIVILKNGAERIQYWIEREEKIRLFPFSKEKKILILLVLTFFFSVYRNGRDGQYPIRLEPNQEKAEELRTLLKTIPRGEIVSAGFHLSPYVSIQNEVYPIRENRDFKKWIVLDLAYNSPYLSSDKIQGRIRNRIDEKKIEIVSQTKHFVLYKNR, from the coding sequence ATGTCCTCTTACATTTTTTTGTATCCTTTTTTTCTATTCTATCTTCCCGTTCAGTATTGGTTGGGAAGCCGTGGAATCGCCGGTACGTTATTACTTGCGACTTTGCTCTTTGGAGCCTTTTTCTTTTGGATTCTTCAAAAGAAAAAATACGATCTTTACAAGCCCATTCCCTCTCACTACTGGATTTTATACTGGTCGTTGATCGTATTTGGGGAAGGAATTCATTATACGGAAAATGCGTTGAACTCTTTTTTGCTCGGAGACCTTGACTATACCGCTCAAGCAAGAATGATGTCGACCCTATTCAAAGGAAGGATATTTGAAACTCAATATTACGGATGGAATGAGAATGCAAATTTCCTTTCCCACCACTTGTCTCCGTCCATTCTTCTATTATCTCCGTTTCCGATTTTGTTCGGATCGGAATTAGGATTTGGAATTGGAGTTTTTTTCTTCAGCGCGATCACACTTCCCCTACTCTTCCTCTATCTCAAAGAATCAGCGATCTCCGAAGAACTCTCCGTCGTAGCGGTTCTACTCTGGGCAGGATCCTCGAGCTTCTACCGCTTGGGACATTCTCTTCACTTTGAAATTTTGATTCCGGTCTTATTTCTTTTGCTTTTGATCGGAATCAAAAAGAGAAACCCCATTGTTTGGATACCTTCTCTCATACTTTTCTTAGGAGTCAAAGAGGACCTTTCGATTTATTTGGCGGGTCTTTCTTTTTTTCAAATCTTCACGGATAAGCAAAGAAAAAGAGAATGGGTTTGTATTTTTCTATCGAGCCTCTTTTATTTTGGAATTCTCCAACCGTATTTCCGTTCTTTTGCGGGAAATTCCGCACAACGAAACTGGAAAGAATACTGGGGAGGCGAGGAAGTAAATCCGGTGAATTCAGCTTTTCAGTATATTCAAAATCCGGAAAGTATCAGACAATATGCAAAAGGTCTTCGGGATTTAAGTTTCGAATGGGGATTATGGAATTTAATCTCCGGTTGGATTCTTTTGCCGTTCCTCGGTTTGTATTCCCTTTTTCGACTCTCGATTCATCCTTGGGTCCGAGAAATGTACAGCTATTATATCTATCCTTTGATCCCGTTCCTCATCGTAATCCTAAAGAACGGCGCGGAAAGAATTCAATACTGGATCGAAAGGGAAGAAAAGATACGCCTCTTCCCTTTCTCGAAAGAGAAAAAAATTCTGATCCTGCTCGTTTTGACTTTTTTCTTTTCCGTTTATAGAAACGGAAGGGACGGACAGTATCCGATCCGACTCGAACCGAATCAAGAAAAAGCGGAGGAATTAAGAACCCTCCTTAAAACGATCCCGCGGGGAGAAATCGTTTCCGCAGGTTTTCACTTATCTCCTTATGTTTCCATTCAAAACGAAGTGTATCCGATCCGAGAGAATCGAGATTTCAAAAAATGGATCGTCCTTGATCTTGCGTACAATTCCCCTTATCTTTCTTCGGATAAAATTCAAGGAAGAATTCGAAACCGAATCGACGAGAAAAAAATCGAAATCGTATCGCAAACAAAACACTTCGTCTTATACAAGAATCGTTAA
- a CDS encoding tetratricopeptide repeat protein — MENKLLDSFLFGWFFVIGIAIFIGSLLFPKTEETVDPGAVASPSFFQQISDGIESVLQEMKSSSNTNQSSNSSPTSQEPEEDPNLIFNRAYDAYERGDYQAALDDYSKYIEKVPTDASGRYNRGLAFYNLKNYSDAATDFEKAVELDPKKAEAYLYKGYSHERLDDCMQSIEDFQKAIDLGINRNAELYQFKARCENKEEDYVQGLEDAQKAVSLDKKDSYGYFEVAYAQYGLKKYADSVSTYSKVIQMNPKDDVAFHNRGLAYVFLKKTALACKDFQKSLDLGYEDSKERLKEYCK; from the coding sequence ATGGAAAATAAACTTTTGGATTCGTTTCTTTTCGGTTGGTTTTTTGTAATTGGCATCGCGATTTTTATCGGAAGTTTGCTTTTCCCAAAAACCGAAGAGACCGTCGATCCGGGAGCAGTTGCAAGCCCTTCCTTTTTTCAACAAATTTCGGATGGGATCGAATCCGTTCTGCAAGAAATGAAGTCGAGTTCAAACACAAATCAATCCTCGAATTCTTCTCCGACTTCTCAAGAACCGGAAGAAGATCCGAACTTAATTTTCAATCGAGCTTACGACGCCTATGAAAGAGGTGACTATCAGGCCGCCTTGGACGATTATTCCAAATACATCGAGAAGGTCCCCACCGACGCGTCGGGGCGCTACAATCGCGGGCTCGCGTTTTATAATTTAAAAAATTATTCGGACGCGGCTACCGACTTTGAAAAAGCCGTCGAGCTTGATCCTAAAAAAGCGGAAGCATATTTATATAAGGGATACAGTCACGAACGATTGGACGATTGTATGCAGTCAATAGAAGATTTTCAGAAAGCAATCGACTTGGGAATCAATAGGAACGCGGAATTGTATCAGTTCAAAGCCCGTTGCGAAAATAAAGAAGAAGACTATGTGCAAGGATTGGAGGACGCACAGAAAGCGGTCTCCCTGGATAAAAAAGATTCTTACGGATATTTTGAGGTCGCCTATGCGCAATACGGATTAAAAAAATACGCGGACTCTGTTTCGACGTATTCAAAAGTGATTCAGATGAATCCGAAAGATGACGTCGCTTTTCACAATCGTGGTCTGGCCTACGTATTCTTAAAAAAGACCGCATTGGCTTGTAAGGATTTTCAAAAGTCATTGGATCTCGGCTATGAGGATTCAAAGGAAAGATTGAAAGAATATTGTAAGTGA
- a CDS encoding PAS domain S-box protein yields METLDSHLLNSEFFRQIFETSRDGIAIANLDGVFLEANPAFLSLTGYSLEELRSITLWSLTPDHWIANEKRIFEEFLLPNGYSQEIEKEYIRKDGSIVPICVKAHVIQDDSKNPIAIWGIVRDISEQKRNENVQQKLYQEAMEGWDALKSIFLLNPLPMALTEIQTGKILEANQKFAEQIESTIEGIIGKTTLELGLWFSEEARTTILSNMKRDGFVDGIEMPFRTTTGKEFWALFSAKAIEYKGETALLSITVPMTDRIKEEKEKQKLLDEVREKEEILNQIFLLNPSSITLSKLNGSYLFVNDLFLEYLGKKREEVIGHNPVELGVYYDISDRERIRMALEKDGVVRNLEVKMQTPDGNLKTILFSARILESFGEKKILAIGHDISEIKAYAKDLESLAEELERRKRTFQKLFQLIPSSLVLTDWENRRIIDINERFLEMVKLDRSDVIGKTTPEIKVWDNAANFRNEVYEALSKHGEVKNLESIFTASDGTEIPILYSARITDLDGKKHVISLSTDITEKKKADEERKALDEELMLSKDLFEKLFQLNPAAVSLSELETGIYRQINQSYCDLIGYTREQILGKSSLDLGIWRTSFDRAALIKQLQEKGGTGPIEAVIQSSDGTLKHVLSGNRVFQWNGKPMLLALLIDVTDKKKMESERDEYFAKMQESKDLFEMVFEMNPDTITLSDLFTGKYIKVNEHFSEMLQYRKEETKGKSAVELGIWSDLKEREAVVQKLEIEGLVRDYEVRFRKKDGKLVDTLFSARLVNLGNTPTVIAITRDITQIKNATREKEEQAKQIALHAQALMEMATDSEFASGNLEMGARKIAIMAAEVLNCDRATIWIFDSDDLSSWTVVAGWDRRDQRFIEKIRMDLTLYPHYSESILKDRFVDATDAVNDPRTFDLSKDYFIPLGIVSLLDVPFFLRGKIKGIVCLGHRGELRKWKGHEKQFVFTIAEQVTQLLLNAERKEAKEELEKAVLVRTSELAQALENLQKTQEQLILSEKMAALGQLVAGIAHEINNPLGAISALSGELKAYHNSSADRMEQLGPQLSLVSADFVQGLSEMIRKGIGSKENILSRENRREVLHSLRAQLKTLGFENGHDIADRLLDNGIPQALQEFPILFQNPIHYPLVKFALEEVQTYKNILSIRLAVDRTSKIVYALKNYAHIDADEARGKVLIDLVENIETVLTIYHNKIKSGVELELDFPTRPMIQAYPDDLVQVWTNLIYNALQAMKFKGKIKISISESDKEVSVSVEDNGPGIPPEMKEKIFDPFFTTKGPGEGSGLGLDISRRIVKKHEGRIELHSKPGKTIFHIILPKG; encoded by the coding sequence ATGGAAACCCTAGACTCTCACCTTTTGAATTCCGAGTTCTTTCGGCAAATCTTTGAAACGAGTAGGGATGGAATCGCCATTGCAAATCTGGACGGTGTCTTTTTGGAAGCAAACCCGGCCTTTCTTTCTCTCACTGGTTATTCTTTAGAAGAACTTCGGAGCATCACACTCTGGTCCCTCACGCCCGATCACTGGATCGCAAACGAAAAAAGAATTTTCGAAGAATTCCTTCTTCCCAACGGTTATTCCCAAGAAATAGAAAAGGAATACATTCGAAAGGATGGAAGTATCGTTCCCATCTGCGTGAAGGCTCACGTGATTCAGGATGATTCTAAAAATCCGATCGCGATCTGGGGAATCGTAAGAGATATTTCCGAACAAAAAAGAAACGAAAATGTTCAACAAAAATTATACCAAGAGGCAATGGAAGGTTGGGATGCGCTCAAAAGTATTTTTTTGCTCAATCCTCTGCCTATGGCCCTCACCGAAATCCAAACGGGAAAAATTTTGGAAGCGAATCAGAAATTCGCCGAACAGATAGAATCTACGATTGAAGGAATCATAGGAAAGACGACCTTGGAATTGGGACTTTGGTTTTCGGAAGAAGCAAGAACCACGATTCTTTCCAACATGAAACGAGACGGGTTTGTGGACGGAATCGAAATGCCGTTTCGAACCACGACCGGCAAGGAATTTTGGGCATTGTTTTCGGCGAAAGCGATCGAATACAAAGGTGAAACGGCGCTTCTCAGCATCACGGTTCCGATGACCGACCGAATCAAGGAGGAGAAGGAAAAACAAAAACTCTTAGACGAGGTTCGTGAAAAAGAGGAAATTCTCAATCAAATCTTTCTCTTAAATCCTTCCTCAATCACATTATCAAAATTGAATGGATCTTATCTCTTCGTAAACGATCTTTTCCTGGAATATCTCGGTAAAAAGCGGGAAGAGGTGATCGGGCACAACCCCGTTGAACTCGGAGTTTATTACGACATCTCGGATCGTGAAAGAATTCGAATGGCTTTGGAAAAGGACGGAGTCGTTCGGAATCTGGAAGTTAAAATGCAAACTCCGGACGGAAACTTAAAAACGATTCTTTTTTCGGCGAGAATCTTAGAATCTTTTGGAGAGAAAAAAATTCTCGCGATCGGTCACGATATTTCCGAGATCAAGGCTTACGCCAAAGATTTAGAATCTCTTGCAGAGGAATTGGAACGACGCAAGAGAACATTTCAGAAACTCTTTCAACTCATTCCTTCCTCTCTCGTCCTGACCGATTGGGAAAACCGAAGGATCATCGATATCAACGAAAGATTTTTGGAAATGGTAAAGCTCGACCGGAGCGACGTGATCGGAAAGACCACTCCCGAAATCAAAGTTTGGGATAACGCGGCCAATTTTCGAAACGAAGTCTACGAAGCGCTTTCTAAACACGGAGAAGTAAAAAATTTAGAATCTATCTTTACCGCTTCCGACGGAACCGAAATTCCGATTCTTTACTCCGCAAGAATCACGGACTTGGACGGAAAAAAACACGTTATTTCCCTTTCGACCGATATCACTGAAAAAAAGAAAGCGGATGAAGAGCGGAAGGCATTGGATGAGGAACTGATGCTTAGCAAAGACCTTTTTGAAAAGTTGTTTCAACTCAATCCTGCCGCGGTTTCTCTTTCCGAGCTTGAAACCGGAATCTATCGTCAGATCAATCAATCTTATTGCGACCTAATCGGTTATACGAGGGAGCAAATTTTAGGGAAGTCCTCTCTCGATTTAGGAATCTGGAGGACTTCGTTTGATCGTGCCGCTCTCATCAAACAATTACAAGAGAAGGGCGGGACCGGTCCGATCGAGGCGGTCATACAAAGTTCTGACGGAACGCTAAAACACGTGTTATCGGGAAATCGGGTCTTTCAGTGGAATGGAAAACCGATGTTGCTCGCACTTTTGATAGATGTTACTGATAAGAAAAAAATGGAATCGGAACGTGACGAATACTTCGCGAAGATGCAGGAAAGTAAGGACCTGTTCGAAATGGTCTTTGAGATGAATCCGGATACGATCACTCTGAGCGATCTTTTCACAGGGAAATACATTAAAGTAAACGAACATTTTTCGGAAATGCTTCAATACAGGAAGGAAGAAACAAAAGGAAAAAGCGCGGTCGAACTCGGAATTTGGAGCGATCTAAAAGAAAGAGAAGCGGTCGTTCAGAAATTGGAGATCGAGGGTCTCGTCAGAGACTACGAAGTAAGATTCCGAAAAAAAGACGGAAAGTTAGTCGACACTCTCTTTTCGGCGCGACTAGTAAATTTGGGAAATACGCCCACCGTCATTGCGATCACTCGAGATATCACTCAGATCAAAAACGCAACGAGAGAAAAGGAAGAACAAGCCAAACAGATCGCATTACACGCGCAGGCGTTGATGGAGATGGCGACCGATTCCGAATTTGCTTCCGGAAATTTAGAGATGGGCGCGCGCAAGATTGCGATCATGGCGGCGGAAGTTTTAAATTGCGACAGAGCCACGATATGGATTTTTGATTCGGACGATCTCAGCTCATGGACCGTGGTCGCCGGTTGGGATCGACGAGATCAAAGATTCATCGAAAAAATACGAATGGATCTGACGCTCTATCCACACTATTCTGAATCCATACTCAAGGATCGATTTGTGGACGCGACTGACGCCGTAAACGATCCGCGCACTTTCGATTTGTCTAAAGATTACTTCATTCCTCTCGGAATCGTATCTTTGTTGGACGTCCCCTTTTTTCTTAGAGGTAAGATCAAAGGAATCGTATGTTTGGGACACAGAGGCGAATTGAGAAAGTGGAAAGGTCACGAAAAACAATTCGTATTCACGATCGCGGAACAGGTGACACAACTCTTATTAAACGCAGAGAGAAAAGAAGCCAAAGAAGAATTGGAAAAAGCGGTCCTCGTTCGAACATCCGAATTGGCGCAGGCCTTGGAGAATCTCCAAAAAACCCAAGAACAACTGATTCTTTCCGAAAAGATGGCGGCCTTAGGCCAACTCGTCGCAGGAATCGCGCATGAGATCAACAACCCGTTAGGCGCCATTTCGGCGTTGAGCGGTGAATTGAAAGCCTATCACAATTCTTCGGCGGATCGAATGGAGCAACTCGGTCCGCAACTTTCTTTGGTAAGCGCGGACTTTGTACAAGGTCTTTCCGAAATGATACGAAAAGGAATTGGGAGTAAGGAAAATATTCTTTCCAGAGAAAATAGAAGGGAAGTTCTGCATTCGCTTCGCGCACAACTCAAAACTCTCGGATTCGAAAACGGTCACGATATCGCGGATCGACTTTTGGACAACGGAATTCCCCAGGCACTGCAAGAGTTTCCGATTCTATTTCAAAATCCGATCCATTATCCTCTTGTAAAGTTTGCCTTGGAAGAAGTTCAAACCTATAAGAATATTTTATCGATACGGTTGGCAGTGGATCGAACTTCGAAGATCGTTTACGCTCTAAAAAATTACGCTCATATCGATGCGGATGAAGCAAGAGGAAAGGTGTTAATCGATCTTGTCGAGAACATAGAAACCGTTCTAACGATTTATCATAATAAAATCAAAAGCGGCGTGGAATTGGAACTCGACTTTCCGACTCGACCGATGATCCAAGCCTATCCGGATGATCTGGTTCAAGTCTGGACCAATCTGATCTATAACGCACTTCAAGCGATGAAGTTCAAAGGAAAGATCAAAATATCCATATCGGAATCTGACAAGGAAGTGAGCGTTTCCGTCGAAGACAACGGCCCCGGGATTCCGCCCGAGATGAAGGAGAAAATTTTCGATCCGTTCTTCACCACAAAAGGGCCAGGAGAAGGAAGCGGATTGGGTTTGGATATCTCAAGAAGGATCGTAAAAAAACACGAAGGAAGAATCGAGCTCCATTCAAAACCGGGTAAAACAATCTTTCATATCATTCTTCCGAAAGGATAA